A region of Arabidopsis thaliana chromosome 5, partial sequence DNA encodes the following proteins:
- a CDS encoding forkhead-associated domain-containing protein / FHA domain-containing protein has translation MKRRQCEKVVIRIHNIGTPLISGSSGLPLELFHIQSDRPYTIGRSSSDGFCDFVIDHSSISRKHCQILFDSQSHKLYIFDGVIHLPSGSFSQVYDEFRRRLVGVEDLGNLKFRASLNGVYVNRVRVRKSKVQEVSIDDEVLFFCGKEGLCCKDGRVGFVVQEIVFEGRDASIVSVSSGHSRGTFSSGKRSKRVFAPMENEINSPVSGFYPPKAVGVVERVNSLVSYCRHILKSDDPLSCLRLSIISHSGKECLSCCTSKMFRSKVGIVADDRGVKSAEINHDMGHGLSGLRLSIERPNSNLHVDRRLGVSDLISEIENEFAACTFISDKTRTMLPFDGEKVNTPDITCINKEKSYQSSLQAPGKNFYLNRLQYIEQSSTGCQRVVSLPELLHPVESIQQIFLATFTSDILWFLTCCDTPRHLPVTIACHNAERCWSSNPDARTAVPLPNYPNVTMVYPPFPEEIAFGKDRTNRGIACHHPKLFILQRKDSIRWNDVTNTVWWQDFPRRADPDLLSLFGHCQRETNHGLKPDFCAQLAGFAASLLTDVPSQAHWILEFTKYNFEHSAGHLVASVPGIHSYKPSYLTESGCSNTIFSEEFLGSVEASVVGLSYLFRSANDSTGAQLKRLASYIRRTRENSLGMLELVLRRNTNVPADPNAVRVLVPNPDDDSRDDFVQLGFLPRSIAKWVSPLWDIGFFKFVGYVYRDEVLGAASCRSNEKVQLVLHVLQGVSISDMSKLIQPYHVVALCSLIASLQRCTGIWRLQEVLGRYKWPESQESDFVYSASSIGGSATTGFQADFSSAAGKKALQHFDSQESDPEWGCWSNREEREAPSIKIIFPTIERVKNGHHGVLSSRRLLCFSEKTWQKWRHSNVLHDAVPNPQDRVGHPMHIKVARRLFTSTRGSRSSSFGWVYSGSHNFSAAAWGQTISRSSRNNQDQSNNAIRAVKKLRVCNYELGIVFVFPPPHEETDSCEGSKIDDIVLPFVVPAPKYGWSDKPATGLAMREAFAEFREGSTSFCGESEVEEEVEEEEEEEADAEGRGEFVAEEEKQEEEAYAEALWSQVESSSSSLSS, from the exons ATGAAAAGGCGACAGTGTGAGAAAGTTGTGATTCGTATCCACAATATTGGCACACCATTGATTTCTGGGTCTTCTGGTTTGCCTTTAGAGTTATTTCACATTCAATCAGATCGGCCGTACACGATTGGTCGAAGTAGTAGTGATGGGTTTTGCGATTTTGTTATTGATCATAGCTCTATCAGTAGAAAACACTGTCAGATTCTATTTGATAGCCAAAGTCacaaactttatatttttgacGGCGTGATTCACTTGCCTTCCGGTAGTTTTAGTCAAGTTTATGATGAGTTTAGGAGAAGATTAGTTGGTGTTGAGGATTTGGGGAATTTGAAGTTTAGGGCTTCTTTGAATGGGGTTTATGTAAATCGTGTTAGAGTTAGGAAATCTAAAGTTCAGGAGGTTTCTATAGATGATGAGGTATTGTTTTTTTGCGGGAAGGAAGGGTTGTGTTGTAAAGATGGTCGAGTTGGGTTTGTGGTTCAGGAGATTGTGTTTGAAGGAAGAGATGCTTCGATTGTATCGGTCTCTTCAGGACATTCTCGAGGAACCTTTTCAAGTgggaagagaagcaaaagggTTTTTGCTCCGATGGAAAACGAGATTAATTCTCCAGTTTCTGGGTTTTATCCACCTAAAGCTGTTGGTGTTGTTGAGAGAGTGAATTCTCTTGTAAGCTATTGTAGACATATATTGAAGAGTGATGATCCTCTATCTTGCCTTAGGCTATCTATTATATCACATTCTGGAAAGGAATGTCTATCTTGTTGTACATCCAAAATGTTTAGGTCAAAAGTAGGTATAGTGGCCGATGATAGAGGAGTTAAGAGTGCCGAGATAAATCATGATATGGGTCATGGTTTGTCTGGTCTAAGGTTGAGTATTGAACGGCCAAACTCAAATTTACATGTAGATAGAAGACTAGGTGTCTCTGACTTGATTAGCGAAATAGAAAACGAGTTTGCTGCTTGTACTTTTATCAGTGATAAGACTAGGACTATGCTTCCTTTTGATGGGGAGAAAGTTAATACTCCCGATATTACTTGCATCAATAAAGAGAAAAGTTATCAAAGTTCTCTCCAAGCACCTGGGAAGAACTTTTATCTAAATCGTCTACAGTATATTGAACAAAGCTCAACTGGTTGTCAACGGGTGGTTTCCTTGCCAGAACTTCTTCACCCTGTGGAAAGCATTCAACAAATCTTTCTTGCAACATTTACAAGTGATATTTTATG GTTTCTTACCTGTTGTGATACACCTAGACACTTGCCTGTGACTATCGCATGTCACAATGCTGAGAGATGTTGGAGTTCAAACCCTGATGCAAGAACTGCTGTGCCTTTGCCAAATTACCCAAATGTGACTATGGT GTATCCACCATTTCCTGAGGAAATTGCATTTGGGAAGGACCGCACGAACCGTGGCATTGCTTGTCATCACCCCAAGCTGTTTATTTTGCAAAGAAAAGATAGCATTCGT TGGAATGACGTGACCAACACAGTTTGGTGGCAAGACTTTCCACGAAGAGCAGACCCTGATCTTTTATCCCTTTTCGGCCATTGCCAAAGAGAAACCAATCATGGTTTAAAGCCAGACTTTTGTGCTCAGCTGGCTGGATTTGCCGCATCACTTTTGACTGATGTTCCAAGTCAGGCCCATTGGATTCTTGAGTTCACGAAGTACAACTTTGAACACTCAGCAGGTCACCTTGTTGCTTCAGTGCCTGGAATCCATTCTTATAAGCCGTCTTATCTCACAGAGTCTGGTTGCTCAAATACC ATTTTCAGTGAAGAATTTCTGGGATCTGTTGAAGCATCTGTTGTAGGTCTCAGTTACCTTTTCCGCTCTGCCAATGATTCCACAGGAGCACAACTGAAACGACTGGCTTCATATATCCGCAGAACCCGGGAAAATTCTCTCGGAATGTTAGAACTTGTTTTGAGAAGAAATACGAATGTGCCTGCTGACCCGAATGCTGTGAGAGTCCTTGTTCCTAACCCAGATGATGATTCAAGAGATG ATTTTGTCCAACTAGGCTTTTTGCCACGGAGTATTGCAAAATGGGTGTCTCCTTTATGGGATATTGGATTCTTTAAATTTGTGGGATATGTGTATCGGGATGAAGTCCTTGGAGCTGCTTCTTGTAGGAGCAACGAGAAGGTGCAACTAGTGCTGCATGTATTACAG GGAGTGTCCATTTCAGATATGTCAAAGTTGATTCAACCTTATCATGTTGTTGCATTGTGCTCGTTGATTGCTTCACTTCAGAGATGTACTGGCATTTGGAGGCTACAAGAG GTGTTAGGCCGTTACAAGTGGCCCGAATCTCAGGAATCTGATTTCGTCTACA gTGCATCCTCGATTGGAGGCTCAGCAACTACAGGATTTCAAGCTGATTTTTCATCAGCTGCAGGTAAAAAAGCGTTACAGCATTTTGACTCCCAGGAGTCTGATCCAGAg TGGGGATGCTGGAGTAACAGGGAAGAACGGGAAGCTCCTTCCATTAAAATAATCTTCCCTACCATAGAAAGAGTCAAGAATGGCCATCATGGTGTCTTGTCTTCAAGACGTTTGCTTTGCTTCTCTGAG AAAACCTGGCAAAAGTGGAGACATAGCAATGTGCTTCACGATGCAGTTCCTAATCCTCAAGATAGAGTTGGACACCCAATGCATATCAAG GTGGCTAGGAGACTCTTTACCTCCACGAGAGGTTCACGATCTTCTTCGTTTGGTTGGGTTTACAGCGGCTCACATAATTTCAGTGCAGCTGCCTGGGGACAGACCATATCCAGATCCTCCAGAAACAACCAGGACCAGTCAAACAATGCCATCAGAGCAGTTAAAAAACTTCGTGTATGTAACTATGAGCTCGGGATTGTGTTCGTTTTCCCTCCACCTCATGAAGAAACCGACTCATGCGAAGGGTCTAAAATTGATGATATTGTCTTGCCTTTTGTTGTACCGGCTCCAAAATATGGATGGAGTGATAAACCGGCTACAGGTTTGGCTATGAGGGAAGCTTTTGCTGAGTTTAGGGAAGGCTCTACAAGTTTCTGTGGAGAATCAGAAGTTgaggaagaagtagaagaagaagaggaagaagaagctgatgcTGAAGGAAGAGGAGAGTTTGTTGCAGAAGAGGAGAAGCAAGAGGAAGAGGCTTATGCTGAGGCCTTGTGGAGCCAGGTTGAGTCATCCTCATCCTCCCTCAGCTCCTGA
- a CDS encoding forkhead-associated domain-containing protein / FHA domain-containing protein (forkhead-associated domain-containing protein / FHA domain-containing protein; FUNCTIONS IN: hydrolase activity, acting on acid anhydrides, in phosphorus-containing anhydrides, phosphoric diester hydrolase activity, zinc ion binding, nucleic acid binding; INVOLVED IN: DNA repair; LOCATED IN: nucleus; EXPRESSED IN: sperm cell, seed; EXPRESSED DURING: F mature embryo stage; CONTAINS InterPro DOMAIN/s: Tyrosyl-DNA phosphodiesterase (InterPro:IPR010347), SMAD/FHA domain (InterPro:IPR008984), Forkhead-associated (FHA) domain (InterPro:IPR000253), HIP116, Rad5p N-terminal (InterPro:IPR014905); BEST Arabidopsis thaliana protein match is: tyrosyl-DNA phosphodiesterase-related (TAIR:AT5G15170.1); Has 394 Blast hits to 361 proteins in 119 species: Archae - 0; Bacteria - 2; Metazoa - 165; Fungi - 89; Plants - 76; Viruses - 0; Other Eukaryotes - 62 (source: NCBI BLink).), whose amino-acid sequence MKRRQCEKVVIRIHNIGTPLISGSSGLPLELFHIQSDRPYTIGRSSSDGFCDFVIDHSSISRKHCQILFDSQSHKLYIFDGVIHLPSGSFSQVYDEFRRRLVGVEDLGNLKFRASLNGVYVNRVRVRKSKVQEVSIDDEVLFFCGKEGLCCKDGRVGFVVQEIVFEGRDASIVSVSSGHSRGTFSSGKRSKRVFAPMENEINSPVSGFYPPKAVGVVERVNSLVSYCRHILKSDDPLSCLRLSIISHSGKECLSCCTSKMFRSKVGIVADDRGVKSAEINHDMGHGLSGLRLSIERPNSNLHVDRRLGVSDLISEIENEFAACTFISDKTRTMLPFDGEKVNTPDITCINKEKSYQSSLQAPGKNFYLNRLQYIEQSSTGCQRVVSLPELLHPVESIQQIFLATFTSDILWFLTCCDTPRHLPVTIACHNAERCWSSNPDARTAVPLPNYPNVTMVYPPFPEEIAFGKDRTNRGIACHHPKLFILQRKDSIRVIITSANLVARQWNDVTNTVWWQDFPRRADPDLLSLFGHCQRETNHGLKPDFCAQLAGFAASLLTDVPSQAHWILEFTKYNFEHSAGHLVASVPGIHSYKPSYLTESGCSNTIFSEEFLGSVEASVVGLSYLFRSANDSTGAQLKRLASYIRRTRENSLGMLELVLRRNTNVPADPNAVRVLVPNPDDDSRDDFVQLGFLPRSIAKWVSPLWDIGFFKFVGYVYRDEVLGAASCRSNEKVQLVLHVLQGVSISDMSKLIQPYHVVALCSLIASLQRCTGIWRLQEVLGRYKWPESQESDFVYSASSIGGSATTGFQADFSSAAGKKALQHFDSQESDPEWGCWSNREEREAPSIKIIFPTIERVKNGHHGVLSSRRLLCFSEKTWQKWRHSNVLHDAVPNPQDRVGHPMHIKVARRLFTSTRGSRSSSFGWVYSGSHNFSAAAWGQTISRSSRNNQDQSNNAIRAVKKLRVCNYELGIVFVFPPPHEETDSCEGSKIDDIVLPFVVPAPKYGWSDKPATGLAMREAFAEFREGSTSFCGESEVEEEVEEEEEEEADAEGRGEFVAEEEKQEEEAYAEALWSQVESSSSSLSS is encoded by the exons ATGAAAAGGCGACAGTGTGAGAAAGTTGTGATTCGTATCCACAATATTGGCACACCATTGATTTCTGGGTCTTCTGGTTTGCCTTTAGAGTTATTTCACATTCAATCAGATCGGCCGTACACGATTGGTCGAAGTAGTAGTGATGGGTTTTGCGATTTTGTTATTGATCATAGCTCTATCAGTAGAAAACACTGTCAGATTCTATTTGATAGCCAAAGTCacaaactttatatttttgacGGCGTGATTCACTTGCCTTCCGGTAGTTTTAGTCAAGTTTATGATGAGTTTAGGAGAAGATTAGTTGGTGTTGAGGATTTGGGGAATTTGAAGTTTAGGGCTTCTTTGAATGGGGTTTATGTAAATCGTGTTAGAGTTAGGAAATCTAAAGTTCAGGAGGTTTCTATAGATGATGAGGTATTGTTTTTTTGCGGGAAGGAAGGGTTGTGTTGTAAAGATGGTCGAGTTGGGTTTGTGGTTCAGGAGATTGTGTTTGAAGGAAGAGATGCTTCGATTGTATCGGTCTCTTCAGGACATTCTCGAGGAACCTTTTCAAGTgggaagagaagcaaaagggTTTTTGCTCCGATGGAAAACGAGATTAATTCTCCAGTTTCTGGGTTTTATCCACCTAAAGCTGTTGGTGTTGTTGAGAGAGTGAATTCTCTTGTAAGCTATTGTAGACATATATTGAAGAGTGATGATCCTCTATCTTGCCTTAGGCTATCTATTATATCACATTCTGGAAAGGAATGTCTATCTTGTTGTACATCCAAAATGTTTAGGTCAAAAGTAGGTATAGTGGCCGATGATAGAGGAGTTAAGAGTGCCGAGATAAATCATGATATGGGTCATGGTTTGTCTGGTCTAAGGTTGAGTATTGAACGGCCAAACTCAAATTTACATGTAGATAGAAGACTAGGTGTCTCTGACTTGATTAGCGAAATAGAAAACGAGTTTGCTGCTTGTACTTTTATCAGTGATAAGACTAGGACTATGCTTCCTTTTGATGGGGAGAAAGTTAATACTCCCGATATTACTTGCATCAATAAAGAGAAAAGTTATCAAAGTTCTCTCCAAGCACCTGGGAAGAACTTTTATCTAAATCGTCTACAGTATATTGAACAAAGCTCAACTGGTTGTCAACGGGTGGTTTCCTTGCCAGAACTTCTTCACCCTGTGGAAAGCATTCAACAAATCTTTCTTGCAACATTTACAAGTGATATTTTATG GTTTCTTACCTGTTGTGATACACCTAGACACTTGCCTGTGACTATCGCATGTCACAATGCTGAGAGATGTTGGAGTTCAAACCCTGATGCAAGAACTGCTGTGCCTTTGCCAAATTACCCAAATGTGACTATGGT GTATCCACCATTTCCTGAGGAAATTGCATTTGGGAAGGACCGCACGAACCGTGGCATTGCTTGTCATCACCCCAAGCTGTTTATTTTGCAAAGAAAAGATAGCATTCGTGTAATTATCACATCTGCAAACTTAGTAGCAAGACAG TGGAATGACGTGACCAACACAGTTTGGTGGCAAGACTTTCCACGAAGAGCAGACCCTGATCTTTTATCCCTTTTCGGCCATTGCCAAAGAGAAACCAATCATGGTTTAAAGCCAGACTTTTGTGCTCAGCTGGCTGGATTTGCCGCATCACTTTTGACTGATGTTCCAAGTCAGGCCCATTGGATTCTTGAGTTCACGAAGTACAACTTTGAACACTCAGCAGGTCACCTTGTTGCTTCAGTGCCTGGAATCCATTCTTATAAGCCGTCTTATCTCACAGAGTCTGGTTGCTCAAATACC ATTTTCAGTGAAGAATTTCTGGGATCTGTTGAAGCATCTGTTGTAGGTCTCAGTTACCTTTTCCGCTCTGCCAATGATTCCACAGGAGCACAACTGAAACGACTGGCTTCATATATCCGCAGAACCCGGGAAAATTCTCTCGGAATGTTAGAACTTGTTTTGAGAAGAAATACGAATGTGCCTGCTGACCCGAATGCTGTGAGAGTCCTTGTTCCTAACCCAGATGATGATTCAAGAGATG ATTTTGTCCAACTAGGCTTTTTGCCACGGAGTATTGCAAAATGGGTGTCTCCTTTATGGGATATTGGATTCTTTAAATTTGTGGGATATGTGTATCGGGATGAAGTCCTTGGAGCTGCTTCTTGTAGGAGCAACGAGAAGGTGCAACTAGTGCTGCATGTATTACAG GGAGTGTCCATTTCAGATATGTCAAAGTTGATTCAACCTTATCATGTTGTTGCATTGTGCTCGTTGATTGCTTCACTTCAGAGATGTACTGGCATTTGGAGGCTACAAGAG GTGTTAGGCCGTTACAAGTGGCCCGAATCTCAGGAATCTGATTTCGTCTACA gTGCATCCTCGATTGGAGGCTCAGCAACTACAGGATTTCAAGCTGATTTTTCATCAGCTGCAGGTAAAAAAGCGTTACAGCATTTTGACTCCCAGGAGTCTGATCCAGAg TGGGGATGCTGGAGTAACAGGGAAGAACGGGAAGCTCCTTCCATTAAAATAATCTTCCCTACCATAGAAAGAGTCAAGAATGGCCATCATGGTGTCTTGTCTTCAAGACGTTTGCTTTGCTTCTCTGAG AAAACCTGGCAAAAGTGGAGACATAGCAATGTGCTTCACGATGCAGTTCCTAATCCTCAAGATAGAGTTGGACACCCAATGCATATCAAG GTGGCTAGGAGACTCTTTACCTCCACGAGAGGTTCACGATCTTCTTCGTTTGGTTGGGTTTACAGCGGCTCACATAATTTCAGTGCAGCTGCCTGGGGACAGACCATATCCAGATCCTCCAGAAACAACCAGGACCAGTCAAACAATGCCATCAGAGCAGTTAAAAAACTTCGTGTATGTAACTATGAGCTCGGGATTGTGTTCGTTTTCCCTCCACCTCATGAAGAAACCGACTCATGCGAAGGGTCTAAAATTGATGATATTGTCTTGCCTTTTGTTGTACCGGCTCCAAAATATGGATGGAGTGATAAACCGGCTACAGGTTTGGCTATGAGGGAAGCTTTTGCTGAGTTTAGGGAAGGCTCTACAAGTTTCTGTGGAGAATCAGAAGTTgaggaagaagtagaagaagaagaggaagaagaagctgatgcTGAAGGAAGAGGAGAGTTTGTTGCAGAAGAGGAGAAGCAAGAGGAAGAGGCTTATGCTGAGGCCTTGTGGAGCCAGGTTGAGTCATCCTCATCCTCCCTCAGCTCCTGA
- a CDS encoding forkhead-associated domain-containing protein / FHA domain-containing protein, translating into MKRRQCEKVVIRIHNIGTPLISGSSGLPLELFHIQSDRPYTIGRSSSDGFCDFVIDHSSISRKHCQILFDSQSHKLYIFDGVIHLPSGSFSQVYDEFRRRLVGVEDLGNLKFRASLNGVYVNRVRVRKSKVQEVSIDDEVLFFCGKEGLCCKDGRVGFVVQEIVFEGRDASIVSVSSGHSRGTFSSGKRSKRVFAPMENEINSPVSGFYPPKAVGVVERVNSLVSYCRHILKSDDPLSCLRLSIISHSGKECLSCCTSKMFRSKVGIVADDRGVKSAEINHDMGHGLSGLRLSIERPNSNLHVDRRLGVSDLISEIENEFAACTFISDKTRTMLPFDGEKVNTPDITCINKEKSYQSSLQAPGKNFYLNRLQYIEQSSTGCQRVVSLPELLHPVESIQQIFLATFTSDILWFLTCCDTPRHLPVTIACHNAERCWSSNPDARTAVPLPNYPNVTMVYPPFPEEIAFGKDRTNRGIACHHPKLFILQRKDSIRVIITSANLVARQWNDVTNTVWWQDFPRRADPDLLSLFGHCQRETNHGLKPDFCAQLAGFAASLLTDVPSQAHWILEFTKYNFEHSAGHLVASVPGIHSYKPSYLTESGCSNTIFSEEFLGSVEASVVGLSYLFRSANDSTGAQLKRLASYIRRTRENSLGMLELVLRRNTNVPADPNAVRVLVPNPDDDSRDDFVQLGFLPRSIAKWVSPLWDIGFFKFVGYVYRDEVLGAASCRSNEKVQLVLHVLQGVSISDMSKLIQPYHVVALCSLIASLQRCTGIWRLQEVLGRYKWPESQESDFVYSASSIGGSATTGFQADFSSAAGKKALQHFDSQESDPEWGCWSNREEREAPSIKIIFPTIERVKNGHHGVLSSRRLLCFSEKTWQKWRHSNVLHDAVPNPQDRVGHPMHIKVRTKESSVCDNKRFFELAKPDSSTVVKCLYKL; encoded by the exons ATGAAAAGGCGACAGTGTGAGAAAGTTGTGATTCGTATCCACAATATTGGCACACCATTGATTTCTGGGTCTTCTGGTTTGCCTTTAGAGTTATTTCACATTCAATCAGATCGGCCGTACACGATTGGTCGAAGTAGTAGTGATGGGTTTTGCGATTTTGTTATTGATCATAGCTCTATCAGTAGAAAACACTGTCAGATTCTATTTGATAGCCAAAGTCacaaactttatatttttgacGGCGTGATTCACTTGCCTTCCGGTAGTTTTAGTCAAGTTTATGATGAGTTTAGGAGAAGATTAGTTGGTGTTGAGGATTTGGGGAATTTGAAGTTTAGGGCTTCTTTGAATGGGGTTTATGTAAATCGTGTTAGAGTTAGGAAATCTAAAGTTCAGGAGGTTTCTATAGATGATGAGGTATTGTTTTTTTGCGGGAAGGAAGGGTTGTGTTGTAAAGATGGTCGAGTTGGGTTTGTGGTTCAGGAGATTGTGTTTGAAGGAAGAGATGCTTCGATTGTATCGGTCTCTTCAGGACATTCTCGAGGAACCTTTTCAAGTgggaagagaagcaaaagggTTTTTGCTCCGATGGAAAACGAGATTAATTCTCCAGTTTCTGGGTTTTATCCACCTAAAGCTGTTGGTGTTGTTGAGAGAGTGAATTCTCTTGTAAGCTATTGTAGACATATATTGAAGAGTGATGATCCTCTATCTTGCCTTAGGCTATCTATTATATCACATTCTGGAAAGGAATGTCTATCTTGTTGTACATCCAAAATGTTTAGGTCAAAAGTAGGTATAGTGGCCGATGATAGAGGAGTTAAGAGTGCCGAGATAAATCATGATATGGGTCATGGTTTGTCTGGTCTAAGGTTGAGTATTGAACGGCCAAACTCAAATTTACATGTAGATAGAAGACTAGGTGTCTCTGACTTGATTAGCGAAATAGAAAACGAGTTTGCTGCTTGTACTTTTATCAGTGATAAGACTAGGACTATGCTTCCTTTTGATGGGGAGAAAGTTAATACTCCCGATATTACTTGCATCAATAAAGAGAAAAGTTATCAAAGTTCTCTCCAAGCACCTGGGAAGAACTTTTATCTAAATCGTCTACAGTATATTGAACAAAGCTCAACTGGTTGTCAACGGGTGGTTTCCTTGCCAGAACTTCTTCACCCTGTGGAAAGCATTCAACAAATCTTTCTTGCAACATTTACAAGTGATATTTTATG GTTTCTTACCTGTTGTGATACACCTAGACACTTGCCTGTGACTATCGCATGTCACAATGCTGAGAGATGTTGGAGTTCAAACCCTGATGCAAGAACTGCTGTGCCTTTGCCAAATTACCCAAATGTGACTATGGT GTATCCACCATTTCCTGAGGAAATTGCATTTGGGAAGGACCGCACGAACCGTGGCATTGCTTGTCATCACCCCAAGCTGTTTATTTTGCAAAGAAAAGATAGCATTCGTGTAATTATCACATCTGCAAACTTAGTAGCAAGACAG TGGAATGACGTGACCAACACAGTTTGGTGGCAAGACTTTCCACGAAGAGCAGACCCTGATCTTTTATCCCTTTTCGGCCATTGCCAAAGAGAAACCAATCATGGTTTAAAGCCAGACTTTTGTGCTCAGCTGGCTGGATTTGCCGCATCACTTTTGACTGATGTTCCAAGTCAGGCCCATTGGATTCTTGAGTTCACGAAGTACAACTTTGAACACTCAGCAGGTCACCTTGTTGCTTCAGTGCCTGGAATCCATTCTTATAAGCCGTCTTATCTCACAGAGTCTGGTTGCTCAAATACC ATTTTCAGTGAAGAATTTCTGGGATCTGTTGAAGCATCTGTTGTAGGTCTCAGTTACCTTTTCCGCTCTGCCAATGATTCCACAGGAGCACAACTGAAACGACTGGCTTCATATATCCGCAGAACCCGGGAAAATTCTCTCGGAATGTTAGAACTTGTTTTGAGAAGAAATACGAATGTGCCTGCTGACCCGAATGCTGTGAGAGTCCTTGTTCCTAACCCAGATGATGATTCAAGAGATG ATTTTGTCCAACTAGGCTTTTTGCCACGGAGTATTGCAAAATGGGTGTCTCCTTTATGGGATATTGGATTCTTTAAATTTGTGGGATATGTGTATCGGGATGAAGTCCTTGGAGCTGCTTCTTGTAGGAGCAACGAGAAGGTGCAACTAGTGCTGCATGTATTACAG GGAGTGTCCATTTCAGATATGTCAAAGTTGATTCAACCTTATCATGTTGTTGCATTGTGCTCGTTGATTGCTTCACTTCAGAGATGTACTGGCATTTGGAGGCTACAAGAG GTGTTAGGCCGTTACAAGTGGCCCGAATCTCAGGAATCTGATTTCGTCTACA gTGCATCCTCGATTGGAGGCTCAGCAACTACAGGATTTCAAGCTGATTTTTCATCAGCTGCAGGTAAAAAAGCGTTACAGCATTTTGACTCCCAGGAGTCTGATCCAGAg TGGGGATGCTGGAGTAACAGGGAAGAACGGGAAGCTCCTTCCATTAAAATAATCTTCCCTACCATAGAAAGAGTCAAGAATGGCCATCATGGTGTCTTGTCTTCAAGACGTTTGCTTTGCTTCTCTGAG AAAACCTGGCAAAAGTGGAGACATAGCAATGTGCTTCACGATGCAGTTCCTAATCCTCAAGATAGAGTTGGACACCCAATGCATATCAAGGTAAGAACAAAGGAGAGCTCTGTCTGTGacaataaaagatttttcGAGTTGGCGAAACCCGACTCTTCCACTGTAGTAAAATGTCTTTATAAACTATGA